One Streptomyces sp. CNQ-509 DNA window includes the following coding sequences:
- a CDS encoding NAD(P)/FAD-dependent oxidoreductase, producing MTSTVPTAVHPAGEETGRRPITMFGPDFPFAYDDYLAHPAGLGQIPATEHGTEVAVIGGGLSGLVTAYELMKMGLKPVVYEADRIGGRLRTETFPGCDPALTAEMGAMRFPPSSTALRHYIDLAGLATRPFPNPLAPGTPSTVVDLKGESHYARTIDDLPQVYRDVAAAWADCLEEGADFSAMNRAIRERDVPRIRELWAALVERLDSQTFYGFLCDSAAFRSFRYREIFGQVGFGTGGWDTDFPNSILEILRVVYTEADDDHHGIVGGSRQLPLRLWDRAPGKLVHWPQGTSLAALHAGGTPRPAVTRLARAAGERITVTDSAGDVRTYRAAVFTAQSWMLLSKIDCADELLPIDHWTAVERTHYMASSKLFVPVDRPFWLDPAVDGDGRPTGRDVMSMTLTDRMTRGTYLLDEGPDRPAAICLSYTWCDDSLKWLPLTAEERMEVMLKSLGEIYPGVDIRKHVIGPPVTVSWEDEPYFMGAFKANLPGHYRYQRRLFTHFMQEALPAGKRGLFLAGDDISWTAGWAEGAVQTALNAVWGVMRHCGGATDPANPGPGDVFDAIAPVELPED from the coding sequence ATGACGTCCACCGTGCCCACCGCCGTCCACCCCGCGGGGGAGGAGACCGGCCGGCGGCCGATCACGATGTTCGGCCCCGACTTCCCCTTCGCCTACGACGACTACCTCGCCCACCCCGCCGGGCTGGGCCAGATACCGGCGACGGAGCACGGCACCGAGGTCGCCGTGATCGGCGGCGGGCTCTCCGGCCTCGTCACCGCGTACGAGCTGATGAAGATGGGCCTGAAGCCGGTGGTCTACGAGGCGGACCGGATCGGCGGCCGGCTGCGCACCGAGACGTTCCCCGGTTGCGACCCCGCGCTCACCGCCGAGATGGGCGCGATGCGCTTCCCGCCGTCGTCCACGGCGCTGCGGCACTACATCGACCTCGCGGGCCTCGCGACCCGCCCGTTCCCCAACCCGCTGGCCCCCGGCACCCCTTCGACCGTCGTCGACCTCAAGGGCGAGTCGCACTACGCCCGCACCATCGACGACCTGCCGCAGGTCTACCGCGACGTCGCCGCCGCCTGGGCCGACTGCCTGGAGGAGGGCGCGGACTTCAGCGCCATGAACCGCGCCATCCGCGAGCGCGACGTACCGCGGATCCGCGAGCTGTGGGCGGCGCTGGTCGAACGGCTCGACAGCCAGACGTTCTACGGTTTCCTCTGCGACTCGGCGGCCTTCCGCTCCTTCCGGTACCGGGAGATCTTCGGCCAGGTCGGCTTCGGCACCGGCGGCTGGGACACCGACTTCCCCAACTCCATCCTGGAGATCCTGCGCGTCGTCTACACCGAGGCCGACGACGACCACCACGGCATCGTCGGCGGCAGCCGGCAGTTGCCGCTGCGGCTCTGGGACCGCGCGCCCGGCAAGCTCGTGCACTGGCCGCAGGGGACCTCGCTGGCCGCCCTGCACGCCGGCGGCACCCCCCGCCCGGCGGTCACCCGGCTCGCCCGCGCCGCCGGCGAGCGGATCACCGTCACCGACTCCGCGGGCGACGTACGCACCTACCGGGCCGCGGTCTTCACCGCCCAGTCGTGGATGCTGCTGTCGAAGATCGACTGTGCCGACGAGCTGCTGCCCATCGACCACTGGACCGCCGTCGAACGCACCCACTACATGGCCTCGTCCAAGCTCTTCGTGCCCGTGGACCGGCCGTTCTGGCTGGACCCGGCCGTCGACGGCGACGGGCGGCCGACCGGGCGCGACGTGATGTCCATGACGCTCACCGACCGCATGACCCGCGGCACCTACCTCCTCGACGAGGGCCCGGACCGCCCGGCGGCGATCTGCCTCTCGTACACCTGGTGCGACGACAGCCTGAAGTGGCTGCCGCTGACGGCCGAGGAGCGGATGGAGGTCATGCTGAAGTCGCTCGGCGAGATCTACCCGGGCGTCGACATCAGGAAGCACGTCATCGGGCCGCCCGTGACGGTCTCCTGGGAGGACGAGCCGTACTTCATGGGCGCGTTCAAGGCGAACCTGCCCGGCCACTACCGCTACCAGCGGCGGCTGTTCACCCACTTCATGCAGGAGGCGCTGCCCGCGGGCAAGCGCGGGCTGTTCCTGGCCGGCGACGACATCTCCTGGACGGCGGGCTGGGCCGAGGGCGCGGTGCAGACCGCGCTGAACGCGGTGTGGGGCGTGATGCGGCACTGCGGCGGCGCCACCGACCCGGCCAACCCCGGGCCCGGCGACGTCTTCGACGCCATCGCCCCGGTGGAGCTGCCGGAGGACTGA
- a CDS encoding DUF5995 family protein, producing the protein MTSVQDKAAPGTLDAAAERMRALTCELPRRDGVAVFTSVYLVVTDEVRLHLAAGRFADRTAAAGLAADFAGRFLAAVDDAAAGRRPPACWRPLFEARRHRGVHTLQFALAGINAHIGYDLPLAVVATCRALEREPEEVEGDYERVGELLVRLEERIREQLMPGPDLLDVADPLTHLAGAWSLERARDAAWAAARVLWRLRGLPEVGEEFTERLDQSVGLVSRCLLVPLGGRPAG; encoded by the coding sequence ATGACGTCTGTGCAGGACAAGGCGGCCCCGGGCACCCTCGACGCCGCCGCGGAACGGATGCGCGCGCTGACGTGCGAGTTGCCCCGGCGCGACGGGGTCGCGGTCTTCACCTCGGTCTATCTCGTGGTGACGGACGAGGTGCGGCTGCATCTGGCGGCCGGCCGCTTCGCCGACCGGACCGCGGCCGCGGGGCTCGCCGCGGACTTCGCCGGCCGGTTCCTGGCCGCGGTGGACGACGCTGCGGCCGGCCGCCGCCCGCCGGCCTGCTGGCGGCCGCTCTTCGAGGCCCGCCGCCATCGCGGGGTGCACACCCTGCAGTTCGCGCTCGCCGGCATCAACGCCCATATCGGCTACGACCTCCCGCTCGCCGTCGTCGCCACCTGCCGGGCGCTGGAACGCGAACCCGAGGAGGTCGAGGGCGACTACGAGCGAGTGGGCGAGCTGCTCGTACGGCTGGAGGAGCGGATCCGCGAGCAGCTCATGCCGGGGCCCGATCTGCTGGACGTGGCGGATCCGCTCACCCACCTCGCGGGCGCCTGGAGTCTGGAGCGCGCGCGGGACGCGGCGTGGGCGGCGGCCCGGGTGCTGTGGCGGCTGCGCGGACTGCCGGAGGTGGGCGAGGAGTTCACCGAGCGGCTGGATCAGTCGGTGGGGCTGGTCTCGCGCTGCCTGCTGGTCCCGCTGGGCGGCCGGCCGGCCGGCTGA
- the ribD gene encoding bifunctional diaminohydroxyphosphoribosylaminopyrimidine deaminase/5-amino-6-(5-phosphoribosylamino)uracil reductase RibD produces MRRAIALASRALGDTSPNPVVGCVILDAAGHPAGEGHHARAGGPHAEVAALADAGERARGGTAVVTLEPCSHTGRTGPCVRALADAGVVRVVYAVADPTPAAGGGAAALAAAGIEVEGGLLADEAAAGNEPWLTSVLRGRPYVLWKYAATLDGRSAAADGTSRWITSPAARADVHRLRAEADAVVVGSGTLRADDPQLAVRGPRAEAGVTQPLRVVADTGGTALTPGARILDGAAPTLVAVAADAADSAVGRLDAVLDAAAVRAGRRADVVRLPRAAGGRGLDVAALLAALYGRDVRSVLLEGGPALAGAFLAAGVVDRVVCYLAPVLLGAGPAALADAGIGTIGEALRLDVTAVDHLGPDLRLTAVPGPAPEPPATKES; encoded by the coding sequence ATGCGCCGCGCCATCGCGCTCGCCTCCCGGGCGCTCGGCGACACCAGCCCCAACCCCGTCGTCGGCTGCGTGATCCTCGACGCCGCCGGGCACCCGGCGGGCGAGGGCCACCACGCCCGCGCAGGCGGCCCGCACGCCGAGGTCGCCGCGCTGGCCGACGCGGGGGAGCGGGCCCGCGGCGGCACCGCCGTCGTCACCCTCGAACCCTGCAGCCACACCGGCCGCACGGGTCCCTGCGTCCGCGCCCTCGCCGACGCCGGCGTCGTCCGCGTCGTCTACGCCGTCGCCGACCCCACCCCCGCGGCCGGCGGCGGGGCCGCCGCGCTCGCCGCCGCGGGCATCGAGGTCGAGGGCGGCCTGCTCGCCGACGAGGCCGCCGCCGGGAACGAGCCGTGGCTGACCTCCGTGCTCCGCGGCCGCCCCTACGTGCTCTGGAAGTACGCCGCCACCCTCGACGGCCGCAGCGCCGCCGCCGACGGCACCAGCCGCTGGATCACCTCGCCGGCCGCCCGCGCCGACGTGCACCGGCTGCGCGCCGAGGCCGACGCCGTCGTCGTCGGCTCCGGCACCCTGCGCGCCGACGACCCGCAGCTCGCCGTCCGCGGACCCCGCGCCGAGGCCGGCGTCACCCAGCCGCTGCGCGTCGTCGCCGACACCGGGGGCACCGCGCTCACCCCCGGTGCCCGGATCCTCGACGGCGCCGCCCCCACCCTCGTCGCCGTGGCCGCCGACGCCGCGGACTCCGCCGTCGGCCGCCTCGACGCCGTCCTCGACGCCGCCGCGGTCCGCGCCGGCCGCCGCGCCGACGTCGTGCGGCTGCCCCGCGCCGCAGGCGGCCGCGGCCTCGACGTCGCCGCGCTGCTCGCCGCGCTGTACGGGCGGGACGTGCGCTCCGTACTGCTGGAGGGCGGCCCGGCCCTGGCCGGGGCGTTTCTCGCCGCCGGCGTCGTGGACCGGGTCGTCTGCTACCTCGCCCCCGTCCTGCTGGGCGCCGGGCCCGCCGCGCTCGCCGACGCCGGAATCGGGACGATCGGCGAGGCGTTGCGCCTCGATGTGACCGCCGTCGATCACCTCGGCCCCGACCTGCGGCTGACCGCCGTGCCGGGTCCCGCGCCCGAGCCGCCCGCCACCAAGGAGAGCTGA